From a region of the Roseivirga sp. 4D4 genome:
- a CDS encoding DUF5995 family protein: MQAHTIDEVISFLDQIVKDEVEKGSKLAYFPILYREVTKAIKVAINNKEFEDNPRMERLDVVFANRYLEAYTQFKEGQKPSTCWAISFKQGHKFWPIVLQHLLLGINAHINLDLGIAAAEVAGDNIEDLKGDFSKINDILSSMVDGVQANIDKVSPIIGIMDRLAGKLDERLVDFSIQLARDGAWEFSCAYADADIENKQLLFKKRDASIAWLGKDIAKPGILLAGIAGFVKIFEWKRVSRVAPVLEGKP; the protein is encoded by the coding sequence ATGCAAGCACACACAATAGACGAAGTCATTTCTTTTTTGGACCAAATAGTCAAGGATGAAGTGGAAAAGGGATCGAAACTTGCCTACTTCCCTATTCTCTATAGAGAGGTCACAAAGGCAATCAAAGTAGCCATTAATAATAAAGAGTTTGAGGATAATCCTCGGATGGAAAGGCTCGATGTAGTTTTCGCTAATCGGTATTTAGAAGCCTACACCCAGTTTAAAGAAGGACAAAAACCAAGTACCTGTTGGGCCATCTCATTCAAACAGGGCCATAAGTTTTGGCCGATTGTCTTGCAACACCTTCTGTTGGGCATCAATGCGCATATCAATCTCGATTTGGGTATCGCTGCTGCTGAAGTAGCTGGTGATAACATTGAGGACCTCAAAGGAGACTTCAGCAAAATCAATGATATCCTTTCCTCTATGGTGGATGGGGTTCAAGCCAACATTGATAAGGTCTCTCCGATCATCGGCATTATGGATAGACTCGCTGGCAAATTAGATGAGCGCTTGGTTGATTTCAGCATTCAGTTGGCGCGAGATGGTGCCTGGGAATTCTCTTGTGCTTATGCCGATGCAGACATTGAAAACAAACAGTTACTATTCAAAAAACGCGATGCTTCAATTGCCTGGCTAGGAAAGGATATTGCGAAGCCGGGAATTCTTCTTGCCGGTATCGCTGGGTTTGTTAAAATCTTTGAATGGAAAAGGGTAAGCAGAGTAGCACCCGTACTGGAAGGGAAACCCTAG
- a CDS encoding DUF5916 domain-containing protein gives MRSIKLILLTLALFAGFNTLAQDRKQVKIARVQDEIIIDGLLDEVTWKNADLADDFQQNFPTDGIKANAITEMKFSYDDKFIYIGAKLYNTGPSKYVTPSLRRDFRGGGNDMFIVHFDTFDDKTNAFQFGINPFGVRREGLVSNGGGSRGDLSLDWENKWFGEATQHDGYWMVEMAIPFKSIRFKEGGTIWNINSYRIDSNTGERSTWNPIPRNFVLYSLAHTGQLVWDKPLDNPGANIAVIPYASANMAGSGGYTPSGETDELPRTSESSGNFGFDAKIGVGPALNLDLTVNPDFSQVEVDRQVTNLDRFEIFFPERRQFFLENADLFGQFGQDGLRPFFSRRIGVSRDESTGQNIQNKINFGARLSGKLNNNWRIGVLNMQADEERDINLPQINYTVAALQRKVFSRSNIGFILINKQDLRNENGTNFDQFNRVIGVDYNLASSDNVWNGKIFYHRSFDKQRLDDSYATAASLAYSTIDWRIQSRVQKVGDNYNPEVGFARRSGYEFASLEVRKNFYPEKGPFQQFNPLVSFETFQNDANGTTDSELRLGVDTQLKNTGRFNASLVRNFIYLFGDFDPTREGNLELPEGSEYTFTNFEASYNSDTRQFFFYTLRTSAGQYFNGNRYSLGGNINYRFQPYGLVSLDFNYNNIRLPDPYGDADIFLIGPRFDITFNKSLFWTTFIQYNSQIDNININSRLQWRFKPVSDLFIAYTDNYFPGDFVNKNRALVIKMTYWLNL, from the coding sequence ATGCGAAGTATCAAGCTCATTCTTCTTACACTGGCATTGTTCGCTGGTTTCAATACACTGGCTCAAGACAGAAAGCAAGTCAAAATCGCAAGGGTTCAAGATGAGATCATTATAGACGGCCTTCTTGATGAGGTAACCTGGAAGAATGCTGATTTGGCCGATGATTTCCAACAAAACTTTCCCACGGATGGAATTAAGGCCAATGCCATCACTGAAATGAAATTCAGTTACGATGATAAGTTCATCTATATAGGCGCCAAACTGTACAATACAGGACCTTCAAAATATGTGACCCCATCCTTAAGAAGAGATTTCAGAGGTGGTGGTAATGATATGTTCATCGTCCACTTTGACACTTTCGATGACAAAACCAACGCTTTCCAATTTGGAATTAACCCCTTTGGGGTAAGAAGAGAAGGCCTTGTTTCTAATGGTGGTGGAAGCCGTGGAGACTTGTCCTTGGATTGGGAGAACAAATGGTTCGGTGAAGCTACCCAGCATGATGGTTACTGGATGGTAGAAATGGCGATTCCTTTTAAAAGTATCCGATTCAAAGAAGGTGGCACCATCTGGAACATCAACTCTTACCGCATAGACAGTAACACAGGCGAACGATCTACCTGGAATCCTATACCACGGAATTTCGTGTTGTACTCCTTGGCACATACGGGGCAATTGGTTTGGGACAAACCGCTGGATAATCCCGGTGCCAACATAGCGGTGATTCCCTATGCTTCGGCTAATATGGCGGGAAGTGGTGGTTATACCCCTTCCGGGGAAACTGATGAACTCCCCAGAACCTCAGAGTCATCGGGAAACTTTGGCTTCGATGCCAAGATAGGTGTTGGCCCAGCCTTAAATTTGGATTTGACGGTCAATCCTGACTTTTCTCAAGTAGAAGTCGATCGGCAAGTCACTAACCTCGATCGGTTCGAGATATTCTTTCCTGAGCGAAGACAATTCTTTCTTGAGAATGCAGATCTCTTCGGACAGTTTGGTCAAGACGGGCTAAGGCCGTTCTTCTCAAGAAGGATTGGTGTTTCCAGAGACGAATCCACCGGGCAAAACATTCAGAATAAAATCAATTTTGGAGCTCGACTAAGTGGAAAGCTGAATAATAACTGGAGAATTGGGGTGCTCAATATGCAGGCCGATGAGGAAAGAGATATTAACCTTCCTCAAATCAACTACACAGTCGCTGCCCTTCAACGAAAAGTCTTCAGCCGATCGAATATTGGGTTTATCCTGATCAACAAACAAGACTTAAGGAACGAGAATGGCACTAACTTCGATCAGTTTAATAGAGTCATTGGTGTTGACTACAACCTGGCATCATCTGACAATGTGTGGAATGGAAAGATATTCTACCACCGATCGTTTGATAAGCAAAGACTTGATGATAGTTATGCTACAGCCGCCAGTTTGGCCTACTCAACCATTGACTGGAGAATTCAAAGCAGGGTTCAAAAGGTTGGAGACAACTATAATCCTGAAGTGGGGTTTGCCAGGCGCAGTGGTTATGAATTTGCCAGTTTAGAAGTAAGAAAAAACTTCTACCCAGAAAAGGGCCCTTTCCAACAGTTCAACCCGCTCGTTTCCTTTGAGACCTTTCAAAATGATGCAAACGGCACAACGGATTCAGAACTGCGATTAGGCGTAGATACTCAATTGAAGAATACTGGCAGGTTCAATGCAAGCTTGGTTAGAAACTTTATCTACCTCTTTGGTGACTTTGATCCTACGCGTGAAGGTAACCTGGAGCTGCCTGAAGGTAGCGAATACACCTTCACGAACTTTGAGGCGAGTTATAACTCAGATACGCGTCAATTCTTCTTTTATACGCTCAGGACAAGTGCGGGGCAATATTTCAATGGCAATCGATACAGCCTTGGGGGTAACATCAACTATCGCTTTCAACCCTACGGCTTAGTGAGTCTTGATTTCAATTACAACAACATCAGGTTGCCTGATCCCTATGGAGATGCAGACATTTTTCTGATTGGCCCGCGATTCGATATCACTTTCAACAAATCACTATTCTGGACCACTTTTATTCAGTATAACAGTCAAATTGATAATATAAATATCAACTCTCGTCTTCAGTGGAGATTCAAACCTGTATCGGACCTTTTCATTGCCTACACAGACAATTACTTCCCCGGAGACTTTGTCAATAAAAACAGGGCCTTGGTAATAAAGATGACCTATTGGCTCAACCTCTAG
- a CDS encoding PAS domain-containing hybrid sensor histidine kinase/response regulator, whose product MSFFVYLLLSFLLIALIIAVVYLQRYRRRLGAYELKLVDEKRRKESITDTFELLMDHSSDFVFRYNADGMITYASSNVERILGLGKVDNKVHFSELLTPNPINDKISGHMSGYFSGTETMKTPVFIEVYDATQQTHMLEVFEFPFSNVEGEVEYVTCVARNVTSLYKTELELKESEHQQAMILQAIPDAMFTLDRECRYIDYQVHNEEKLWYRPSDFLGKKVSEIVPEPLGSIFEDAITNAFKTGELQTLEYEFGKPGAEENFEGRIIKLDPNRVLIISRNISPQKKLEIELRKAKEAAESAAKAKSNFLATMSHEIRTPMNGVIGMTSLLAETDLSEEQKDYVETIQASGDTLLRIINDILDYSKIESGKLSFEETVFSLERVIKDSFALFNFEASKKGLALNSHMDDDVPAFIKTDRGRLRQILLNLLSNAVKFTERGAVTLKVELESKTAKNAVICFTIKDTGIGIPKEKLSSLFQEFTQADSSHSRRFGGTGLGLAIVKRLVKLLHGKITVKSEAGIGSEFSFSTRVKLASKKNLAEVVLNKAEIPNDKSDQLISNEFPLKILLAEDNSVNRRLTSIFLERLGFIPDVALDGLEVIEMVKKNTYDIILLDVSMPKMDGHIAAEVISGMDLPTKPYIIGFSANAFQDDIDRALECGMDDYLTKPIQFEVLRNKLIVAGQRRFPFVS is encoded by the coding sequence ATGTCTTTTTTTGTATACTTATTGCTCTCCTTCTTGCTGATCGCACTGATCATCGCGGTGGTCTATCTGCAGCGCTATAGAAGAAGATTAGGAGCCTACGAGTTAAAGCTTGTTGACGAGAAAAGGCGTAAAGAGTCCATTACAGATACATTTGAGCTTCTGATGGATCATTCATCGGACTTTGTCTTTAGGTATAATGCTGATGGCATGATTACCTATGCATCCAGCAATGTGGAAAGGATTTTGGGCTTGGGTAAGGTGGATAATAAGGTTCACTTTAGTGAGCTTCTGACTCCTAATCCAATAAACGATAAAATCTCCGGCCACATGTCGGGATACTTCTCCGGTACTGAGACAATGAAGACACCGGTTTTCATAGAAGTCTATGATGCCACTCAGCAAACACATATGCTAGAGGTGTTTGAATTTCCATTTTCGAATGTAGAAGGTGAAGTAGAGTATGTGACCTGCGTTGCTCGTAACGTTACGAGTCTCTACAAGACGGAACTCGAACTGAAAGAAAGCGAACATCAGCAGGCAATGATATTGCAGGCTATTCCTGATGCCATGTTCACCCTGGACCGCGAGTGTCGTTACATAGACTATCAGGTCCACAACGAAGAAAAACTGTGGTACAGACCCTCAGACTTCTTAGGAAAAAAAGTATCTGAGATTGTACCAGAGCCTCTAGGCTCAATCTTTGAAGATGCCATTACGAATGCTTTTAAAACAGGTGAATTGCAGACCTTGGAGTACGAATTTGGTAAGCCTGGGGCCGAAGAGAACTTCGAAGGTAGAATTATCAAACTGGATCCCAATCGCGTATTAATCATTTCGAGAAATATAAGTCCGCAAAAGAAACTTGAGATTGAGCTTCGTAAAGCCAAGGAGGCGGCAGAGTCTGCAGCTAAGGCAAAGAGTAATTTCCTAGCCACCATGAGTCATGAGATCAGAACTCCTATGAATGGTGTTATAGGGATGACTAGCCTACTGGCCGAAACTGATCTTTCAGAGGAACAAAAGGATTATGTTGAAACCATTCAGGCCAGTGGTGATACCCTATTAAGAATAATCAACGATATTCTTGACTATTCTAAAATCGAATCCGGGAAATTGTCTTTTGAAGAGACAGTCTTTTCTCTAGAAAGAGTGATTAAGGATTCTTTCGCACTTTTCAACTTTGAGGCATCAAAGAAAGGACTGGCTTTGAATTCACATATGGATGATGATGTTCCGGCATTCATAAAAACGGATCGTGGCCGCCTTCGTCAAATACTGCTCAATCTACTCTCAAATGCAGTTAAGTTTACTGAACGTGGGGCTGTAACGCTCAAAGTTGAGTTGGAAAGTAAAACTGCCAAAAATGCTGTTATCTGTTTCACTATTAAAGACACGGGCATTGGTATACCGAAGGAAAAGCTAAGTAGCCTATTCCAAGAATTTACTCAGGCAGATTCTTCTCATTCCAGAAGGTTTGGAGGCACTGGCCTAGGTTTGGCGATTGTAAAGCGCCTAGTGAAATTATTGCATGGTAAGATTACAGTAAAGAGCGAGGCTGGAATAGGGTCAGAGTTCTCATTCAGTACCAGGGTTAAGCTGGCTAGCAAGAAGAATTTGGCAGAAGTCGTATTGAACAAAGCTGAAATTCCTAATGACAAATCTGACCAACTAATTAGCAATGAGTTTCCATTGAAGATATTGCTTGCGGAGGATAACTCGGTGAATAGGAGGCTGACCAGCATCTTTTTAGAACGATTAGGGTTTATTCCAGATGTAGCTTTAGATGGTCTCGAAGTGATCGAGATGGTCAAAAAGAATACTTATGACATCATACTACTCGATGTCTCTATGCCGAAAATGGATGGGCACATAGCAGCGGAGGTTATCAGTGGAATGGACTTGCCTACAAAACCATACATTATAGGGTTTTCAGCAAATGCATTTCAAGATGATATAGATCGTGCTTTGGAATGTGGTATGGATGACTATCTAACCAAACCAATACAATTTGAGGTACTGCGCAACAAATTGATTGTGGCAGGCCAAAGAAGGTTTCCATTTGTATCTTAA
- a CDS encoding DUF1684 domain-containing protein codes for MNGFKVFSFMIFMMLLKPIMAQEYSFLEEIAQYREEQNAEFLNPDKSPLTPKERVEFKGHEFFEADEAYRVYARFEATPNDRPFPLGTSKGGTQLYKRIGILHFELKGKPYTLEAYLQVQRFRIPNQKPIVFLPLVDKTTGDTTYGGGRYMHYEGIPEGAEWVIDFNKLYNPYCAYSDKYECPMVPEPNHLPIAIEAGIKGS; via the coding sequence ATGAACGGATTTAAGGTATTTAGCTTTATGATATTTATGATGCTCCTGAAGCCTATTATGGCACAGGAGTATTCATTTTTAGAAGAAATAGCGCAGTATAGGGAAGAGCAGAATGCTGAGTTTCTTAATCCAGATAAATCCCCACTGACTCCTAAAGAGAGGGTTGAATTCAAAGGACATGAGTTTTTCGAAGCAGATGAGGCATATCGTGTATATGCCAGGTTTGAGGCAACACCGAATGATAGGCCATTCCCTTTAGGTACTAGCAAAGGAGGAACCCAACTCTACAAGCGAATCGGTATTTTGCACTTTGAGTTAAAAGGCAAACCCTACACACTTGAAGCTTACTTACAAGTGCAGCGTTTTAGAATTCCCAACCAAAAGCCGATTGTCTTCTTACCCTTGGTAGATAAGACCACAGGAGACACCACTTATGGTGGAGGACGGTATATGCATTACGAAGGAATACCGGAAGGGGCAGAATGGGTGATTGACTTCAATAAACTTTACAACCCCTACTGTGCCTATAGTGATAAATACGAATGTCCAATGGTGCCTGAACCAAATCATTTACCCATTGCCATAGAGGCAGGTATAAAAGGGAGTTAG
- a CDS encoding OsmC family protein encodes MKTTTTLLGDYQFEAVNENGNKVQIDMRPPEEKEAQSPTELVLSALAGCASVDLVQMLKKRKKTVNNLTVEAEGVRRDEHPRGFTHITLHFVLDSPDATQEEFEKLGHLAATKYCSVAGTLSAEMDHKFTINR; translated from the coding sequence ATGAAGACAACTACCACGTTACTAGGAGATTATCAATTCGAAGCAGTTAATGAAAATGGCAATAAAGTTCAGATTGATATGCGCCCACCAGAAGAAAAAGAAGCACAATCACCAACTGAGCTCGTCTTATCTGCATTGGCCGGTTGCGCATCCGTAGATTTGGTTCAGATGTTGAAGAAAAGAAAGAAGACGGTGAATAATTTGACTGTTGAAGCAGAGGGAGTTAGAAGAGATGAACACCCCAGAGGGTTTACCCATATCACGCTCCATTTCGTCCTTGATTCACCAGATGCTACGCAGGAAGAATTTGAAAAATTAGGACATCTCGCGGCCACAAAATATTGCTCAGTGGCAGGTACCTTAAGTGCTGAGATGGATCATAAATTCACGATCAATCGCTAG
- a CDS encoding response regulator transcription factor, giving the protein MLKTVLRFGLIIIALLILFQLSNASLFVPSIPADVVIGITAVILIGLGIYLGGNLKKDKIVAVSAPLDVDTQKIIDLGISERELEVLQLISEGLSNQEIGERLFISESTIKTHVSSLFVKLDVKRRTQAVIRAKEWRVIV; this is encoded by the coding sequence ATGCTTAAGACCGTCCTTCGCTTCGGTTTGATAATTATTGCCCTACTCATACTTTTTCAGCTGAGTAATGCCTCTTTGTTCGTGCCCTCAATTCCTGCAGATGTTGTTATCGGTATTACCGCAGTAATCTTAATTGGATTGGGGATTTACCTGGGAGGAAATTTGAAGAAGGACAAGATTGTCGCAGTGTCGGCTCCATTAGATGTTGACACACAAAAAATAATTGATCTGGGTATTAGCGAAAGAGAGCTTGAAGTGCTGCAACTGATTTCTGAAGGCTTGTCAAATCAAGAGATAGGAGAAAGGCTTTTTATCTCCGAAAGTACTATCAAAACGCACGTTTCAAGCCTGTTTGTAAAGTTGGACGTAAAGCGAAGAACACAAGCCGTTATACGAGCTAAGGAATGGCGTGTTATTGTTTGA
- a CDS encoding DUF4199 domain-containing protein, whose protein sequence is MRRILKIYSPYVLTILLGIPLLFSLVYGNGPESFSAGEIVGYSSIIVAMALIFFAVKNHRDKINEGVIGFGEAMKIGLSLSTIGGLAWGLYNFVFVTWIMPDFNEQYVAYAEGLEVGTPAFEAKYEALMSGSGSFMYTPIGGTIVMFMTVFLIGLVISVISALVLQSKQKMAEA, encoded by the coding sequence ATGAGAAGAATACTTAAGATTTACTCACCCTATGTACTGACCATTTTACTGGGCATCCCATTACTCTTCAGTCTCGTTTATGGTAATGGTCCAGAGTCATTTAGTGCTGGAGAGATTGTTGGATACTCTTCCATCATAGTGGCCATGGCCTTGATCTTTTTTGCGGTAAAAAATCACAGAGATAAAATCAACGAAGGAGTGATCGGTTTTGGTGAAGCGATGAAGATAGGTTTGTCACTGTCAACCATAGGAGGACTCGCCTGGGGCTTATATAACTTTGTTTTCGTTACTTGGATCATGCCGGATTTCAACGAACAATATGTGGCTTATGCCGAAGGTTTGGAAGTCGGTACACCGGCTTTTGAGGCTAAGTATGAAGCATTAATGAGTGGTAGTGGCAGTTTTATGTACACCCCAATTGGTGGTACAATTGTTATGTTCATGACAGTATTTCTAATTGGCTTGGTAATAAGCGTAATAAGTGCCTTAGTTTTACAATCAAAGCAGAAGATGGCAGAAGCATAG
- a CDS encoding YciI family protein: protein MQKYLYLFRGGDEMMASLSPEEVQAHMGEWQVWMQGLAEKGQLIDGEPLQAKGKQVSGGGSVVTDGPFAEGAEIVGGYLMINATSLDEATEISKGCPILQAKDGHIEIREINVLEFD, encoded by the coding sequence ATGCAAAAGTATTTATACCTATTTAGAGGTGGAGACGAAATGATGGCTTCACTTTCTCCAGAAGAAGTTCAAGCCCATATGGGTGAGTGGCAAGTTTGGATGCAAGGACTAGCAGAGAAAGGCCAGCTAATTGATGGTGAACCATTGCAAGCGAAAGGAAAACAAGTTTCGGGTGGCGGAAGTGTGGTTACCGATGGTCCATTTGCTGAGGGTGCAGAAATTGTAGGAGGTTATCTTATGATTAATGCCACTTCTTTAGATGAAGCCACGGAAATATCGAAGGGTTGCCCAATTCTTCAAGCAAAGGATGGTCACATTGAAATCAGAGAGATCAATGTTTTAGAATTTGATTAA
- a CDS encoding RNA polymerase sigma factor, which yields MSNTTVNDTLDHLFRHEYGRLVSLFANRYSSHLIDKIEDAVQEALYKAAKVWSYKEMPENPSAWLYRVANNKLIDFLRKDNKSADWEHHEASIIDKETTELELPEEKAIVDDQLRMIFACCHPAMKPVEQLMLSLKLLCGLSIKEIARALLKNEEATKKAITRAKKKFKVEVGELSVPSDDEIESRLSLVLQVIYLLFNEGYKATEGDKLIKTELCEEAIRLGFLLTNAPNCDKGELKALISMMLFKAARFPARMDDEGNLLTLEHQNRKLYDEEYIKWGWDFLRQSSKDETTSAYQLEAAISAYYTTARTYEVTNWKTILGLYNRLVKIKPIPVVQMSRVVVLSKVEGPAKALEVMESIESEIKGNQSFHALKADLYAAVGNWAQARFFLQKAIAQAQNIAERRFLEKKLQDWIGK from the coding sequence ATGTCTAACACCACGGTTAACGATACCCTTGATCACCTTTTCAGGCATGAATATGGTCGGCTGGTTTCGTTGTTTGCCAACCGTTATTCATCACACCTTATTGATAAAATTGAAGATGCAGTTCAGGAGGCGCTGTATAAGGCAGCCAAGGTATGGTCTTATAAGGAAATGCCTGAAAATCCATCAGCATGGTTGTACCGTGTGGCTAATAACAAACTGATTGACTTCTTAAGAAAAGACAATAAAAGTGCCGATTGGGAGCATCACGAAGCGAGCATCATAGATAAAGAAACTACAGAGTTAGAATTGCCAGAGGAAAAAGCCATAGTAGATGATCAGTTAAGGATGATTTTTGCTTGTTGTCATCCCGCAATGAAACCCGTGGAGCAATTGATGCTGAGTCTCAAACTTCTATGTGGTCTTTCTATTAAGGAGATCGCAAGAGCGCTTTTAAAAAATGAGGAGGCCACCAAAAAGGCAATCACAAGGGCCAAGAAAAAATTTAAGGTGGAAGTCGGTGAACTCAGCGTGCCGAGTGATGATGAAATTGAATCTAGGTTATCTTTAGTACTACAGGTTATTTACTTACTCTTTAACGAAGGTTATAAAGCCACAGAGGGTGATAAACTCATTAAAACCGAGCTTTGTGAAGAAGCCATTCGTCTGGGCTTTCTCTTGACCAATGCACCCAATTGTGATAAAGGAGAACTAAAGGCACTCATTTCCATGATGCTGTTCAAGGCGGCTCGTTTTCCCGCTCGGATGGATGACGAGGGAAACTTACTGACGCTTGAGCATCAAAACAGGAAGCTCTACGATGAAGAGTATATCAAATGGGGTTGGGATTTTTTGAGACAGTCGTCTAAGGACGAGACTACCTCTGCCTATCAACTAGAGGCTGCGATATCAGCCTATTATACGACAGCAAGAACCTATGAAGTCACCAATTGGAAAACCATTCTTGGTTTATATAATCGGTTGGTAAAGATTAAGCCAATTCCAGTGGTGCAGATGAGCCGGGTAGTGGTGTTGAGCAAAGTGGAAGGTCCTGCCAAGGCACTTGAGGTGATGGAATCTATTGAGTCAGAGATCAAAGGCAACCAATCTTTTCATGCACTCAAAGCAGACCTTTATGCAGCCGTAGGCAATTGGGCTCAGGCCAGATTCTTTCTTCAAAAGGCGATTGCACAAGCTCAAAACATAGCCGAGAGAAGGTTTCTTGAAAAGAAGCTTCAAGATTGGATTGGTAAATAG
- a CDS encoding VWA domain-containing protein: MQQSKFILFLSVLLLGLVTSCGSDDAENVSLAVTIEDQFVNLPSNVSVFFRVEDGAGNGVAGLTEDDFIIYENGSVISEFEATRKIQPNEQVFDYHITLMLDLSGSVLASENLAGLKQAAKSFIDEVVPSSEEPSAQAIKMDIWWFDGAENIKQLQAVSTSAVELKAAIDNISPQMSSDNSTNLYGAVIQGLEVANQKLTQTRNLDEIASSALVIFTDGTDQANRNTKGQALGAVANADRDISIYTIGLGGEIDEQVLREVGKTSFVSAANIGELLDSFREIGDLINGRANSYYLLEYCSPKRSGNNQLTIEVTKGTLVGRANTLFDASDFNGSCTLQ, encoded by the coding sequence ATGCAACAATCAAAATTCATTTTATTCCTTTCGGTCTTACTATTGGGACTCGTCACCTCCTGTGGCAGTGATGATGCTGAGAATGTCAGCTTGGCTGTCACCATCGAAGATCAATTCGTGAACTTACCTTCCAATGTGTCGGTATTTTTTAGAGTCGAAGACGGAGCCGGTAATGGTGTAGCAGGCCTCACAGAAGATGATTTCATTATCTATGAAAACGGTTCTGTCATCTCAGAATTTGAGGCCACAAGAAAGATTCAGCCGAATGAGCAAGTGTTCGACTACCACATCACATTGATGCTTGATCTCAGTGGTAGTGTACTCGCCAGTGAGAACCTGGCTGGCCTTAAACAGGCGGCCAAAAGCTTTATTGATGAGGTGGTTCCATCAAGTGAAGAACCTTCTGCTCAAGCCATTAAAATGGATATCTGGTGGTTTGATGGAGCTGAGAATATAAAACAATTGCAGGCAGTTTCTACCAGTGCAGTAGAATTAAAAGCAGCGATTGACAACATTTCTCCACAGATGAGCTCAGACAACTCTACAAACCTCTATGGTGCTGTTATCCAAGGGTTGGAAGTAGCCAATCAAAAACTCACGCAAACGAGAAATTTGGATGAAATTGCCTCCAGTGCCTTGGTGATTTTTACCGATGGTACTGATCAGGCCAATCGGAACACCAAAGGTCAGGCACTCGGGGCGGTCGCCAATGCGGATAGAGACATTTCAATTTATACCATCGGCCTTGGGGGTGAGATTGATGAACAAGTGTTGAGAGAGGTAGGAAAAACAAGCTTTGTCTCGGCCGCCAATATTGGTGAGTTGTTAGACAGCTTTCGCGAAATCGGTGATCTGATTAATGGTCGTGCAAACAGTTACTATTTACTTGAGTATTGTTCACCAAAAAGATCGGGTAACAATCAATTGACGATAGAGGTGACCAAGGGAACGCTCGTTGGCCGAGCAAACACCTTGTTTGATGCCTCGGACTTCAATGGAAGCTGTACTTTGCAGTAG